The bacterium genome includes the window CGCGCGGTCACCATCCGCTCCGTGGCGCTCTGATTGCAGTCAACGTGTAAAGTCGTCCGACACTAACCGACGGACCAACGTCAACGCACTCAAGGCCGCGAGGAGGTGACACACACGATGCCGATGGCCAAGAAGAAAACCGCGAAGAAGGCGAAGAAGGCGGCGAAGAAGACGAAGAAGACCGCCAAGAAGAAAGCCAAGAAGTAACTCTTCTTCTCTGATGTGACTTGCGGCGTCATGCGCGCTCCGCACGGATTGCGGAGGCGATCGGACGCCGCAGGTGTTTACGGACGGACCCGGCCCGCCCCGTTGCGCCCTCGCGCGCAACGGGGCGGTGTGTTATGTTCCTGGACAAACACCGGAGGTCCCATGCTCACACCAATCCCACCCGGCGCGCGACGGTTATTGCTGATCGCGGTGGCGCTCTGCGCCTCCAACGCCGCCGCCGTCGAACGCCCCGTTGCCACCTATTCCATTGTCGCCCGCGATTCCGCCACCGGCCAGTTGGGCGTGGCGGTGCAATCGCATTGGTTTTCTGTCGGCCCGATCGTCCCCTGGGCCGAGGCCGGCGTCGGCGCCATCGCCACCCAATCGCTGGTCAAAATCGACTATGGCCCCGAAGGTCTGGAGCGGCTGAAGGCCGGGCAGTCGCCACAGGCGGCGCTCGAGGCGATGCTGGCGGCCGACAGCGGACGCGCGGTGCGCCAGGTCGCCATCGTTGACGCACAGGGACGCGTTGCCGCCCACACCGGCTCGAAATGCATCGCCCACGCCGGCCACATCACCGGCGAGGCCTTCTCGGTGCAGGCAAACCTGATGGAAGACTCCACCGTGCCGCGCGCCATGGCCCAGGCCTATCACGAGAATTCATCGCGGCCGTTCGCCGAACGCCTGCTGGCGGCGCTGGTCGCCGCCGAAGGCGAAAAAGGCGACATCCGCGGCCGTCAGTCGGCCGCGATGCTCATCGTTGACGGTCAAACGCACGAGAAACCCTGGCAGGGCAAAGTCCTCGAGTTGCGCATCGAGGATCACCCCGCCCCGCTGGAGGAACTGGCGCGCATCCTCCGGATTGCCAATGCCTATGATTTCATGAACCGCGGCGACTTGTTTGCGGAAAAACAGATGTGGGACTCGGCCGCCTGGGCCTATGGTTCCGCCGAGCAGATTGCGCCGGAGATTGTCGAGTTGCCCTTTTGGCACGCCGTGACGCTGGCTTCAGCGGGACGAGTGGACGACGCCCTGCCAATCTTTCGCCGTGTCTTCGCCGCCGAGCCACAGCGCTGGCTGCCGTTGATCGACCGTCTGGTCCCGTCAGGGCTGCTGCCGAATGATCCGGCACTGGTCGCACGCATCAAGTCAGTCGCGCCCTAGTCGAAAGAACGCGTGGAATAAAGCCTCCTCCCGCCGGTACTGTGTTGGTCAATCCGGCGGGAGGTGTCTTGCTTCATTCACCGCATATCCGCTATTCCACATTGATTGCGCTGGCCCTGATCGCCTGCTCGGGCGGCAAGGGGACTTCACCCGACAATCCCCCGGCCGAAGTGCATGCCCCATGGGAGAATGCCGAGGCCGAAGCGATGGCGGTGGTCATGGGCGGCCAACTGGCCGCGTCGGCGCGCCTCTATGACCAGGTCAGCGCCGACCTCGCCGCCATCCGCCAACGCTGGGGCGATCAGATTCCCGCTCTCACCCAGATTCACCATGCCCCCAAATGGCGCACCGACCGGATCGCGATCAGTCTGGATGTCGATCTCTACCAGTCAATCAAGCAGAGTGGATTTCCGCCGAGTTGGACGGCGCTCAATCAATCCCTGCGCCTGACGGAAACGGAGTTTGCCGATTCCACACTGACTCTCGGACTTCGTTTTGATGCCCGTCTCGCGCCGCAGATGCTGGCACGACTCTATCAGGACTTCGCCGGCGTGCGCTGGGTCAAGATGGCCCCGCCCGATTCAACCGGCCTGACCAACGCCTCGGTCGATGGGTATTCTGACAGTTCCGGCCGCTGGTATTTGTTCAGCAATCCGCCGAACTTCTGCCCCAAGCTGTGCAAGGATGCCGACCTCTGGTTTTTCCACGCCGACGATGGGGGTATTGATTCGGTCGGCGCCTGGACTCTGGGCAACCCCACCGCGGTGGCCAACTCGGTGCCTTGGTGGCCGGAGGCATCCCGTGTGCTCGATCTAGCCTTCGGCCCCGGCGCCGCCGGCGATTTCCCCGACAGCGATCATGTCGCGCCAGCGGCTCCCGAGGCACTGACGGGCACTGGAATCGACAGCCGTACGCTGCTGGTCCGCTGGACCGGGGTCGGCGATGATGGCAACGCTGGCGTCCCGAGCGGATACGAGCTGACGGTCACCGCCTCGGGCATCGGCGAACGCGCCATCACGCACAAGGCCTGGCCCCGTCCCGCCGGTCAGCCCGAGTCATTGCGGATCGCCGATCTGTTGCCCGCGCGCGCC containing:
- a CDS encoding DUF1028 domain-containing protein, which gives rise to MLTPIPPGARRLLLIAVALCASNAAAVERPVATYSIVARDSATGQLGVAVQSHWFSVGPIVPWAEAGVGAIATQSLVKIDYGPEGLERLKAGQSPQAALEAMLAADSGRAVRQVAIVDAQGRVAAHTGSKCIAHAGHITGEAFSVQANLMEDSTVPRAMAQAYHENSSRPFAERLLAALVAAEGEKGDIRGRQSAAMLIVDGQTHEKPWQGKVLELRIEDHPAPLEELARILRIANAYDFMNRGDLFAEKQMWDSAAWAYGSAEQIAPEIVELPFWHAVTLASAGRVDDALPIFRRVFAAEPQRWLPLIDRLVPSGLLPNDPALVARIKSVAP